The Rubidibacter lacunae KORDI 51-2 genome segment CCGATGGCAAACCCAAATCCGTTGAAACGCCACCAGTACCAGCGAAGCAGCAAAGGTACGAATAGTCCCGAGCCCATCGCAAATGTCAGCCAGCCCCAGATGTCGTTGACGTTTACCGCCGAAAAGCTGAACGCCAGTCCTAACGCCATGATGACCAGCGACGAAATACGACTGTGCCAGATTAACTGGCGCTCGGTGGCCTGCGGGTTGATAAAGCCCTGATAGAGATCGCGCACCCAGAAGGCCGCGCTGGAGTTGATAATCGAGTCGAACGTAGACATTGCCGCCGCGACGAAACACGCTACGAGCAAGCCTTTGATTCCTACTGGAATGTAAGCATCCAAAACTGTCGGCAGCACTAATTCTGGATCGGCGATCGCACCGCGCGTAAGTCCATGATGGATGCCCAAAACGGCAAATGCCGTCACCAGCGGCCAGCGGAACGAGAGCAAGAGAATCCAGAATGCTGAGAGCAACCCGACCTCGCGATCGCTGCGGGCAGCAAAATACCGCTGGCTGATGTAACCGCCGACGCCACTCATGCCTTCCAGGACGGTCTTAAGGAAATAGAACCCGACCGTCACGCCCAGAAAATTGAACGCCGAATATTGCCCGGGTAGATCCAGCTCCGCTGCCGGCCACAAGCGACTCCAGTCGCTCAGCGTGTTGGTGATTTCTACGAACTGCCCGTCAGCGGCAGGCACCGACACCATGAAGCTCTCTGGCAGCACCACCGTTTGCATGGCGATCGCGCAAACGTACAAAATCGCCACGAAAATCAGCACGCCTTGGAAGACGTCGGTCCAGATCACGCCGTAGAAGCCGCTCACTGCCGTGTAGAGTCCTGCCAAGACAATCGTCAGCATGGCTGCGAGGCGATCGTCGATGCCTAGCAGCAACCCGAAAAACTTGCCGCCGCCCGTGGCGAAGAAACTCAAAATCCAGATCGATACCACCAGATTAGCCACCGCCGCGATCGCGCGCGCCCAGCGACCGGCCGCACCCGTCCCGAAGCGCAACTCCATCCACTCCGCCAGCGTCATCGCTTGCGATCGCCGCATCCACTTGCCCATAAAGATCGCGAAGAACGCCATCACCAAGACGATGCCGCCCCGCAGCTCGATGAAGAAGCCTTGCGTCCCCAAGGCGTAGACCAACGCCGTAATTCCCATCGTGCCAGCGATATCCGTATTCGAAGCCATCCCCGACGCGCCCAACGCCCACCAGGGCAAGTCGCGATCGCCCAAGAAATATGCTTCGATGCCGCCCGACGCTCGTCGCTGCAACCAGAAGCCGAGTGCCACGATCGTGCCGAGATAGAGCGCTACGACGATCCAGTCGATAATTTGCATGCGCTTACATAAATAATTGCGATTGCTCTGGTAAAGAGAATACCGACAGTTTGGCGAGCGTGCTGCCGTGCGAGAAGGCAGCACGCGATCGCATTCGACCCATGCTAACGGAGAATCGATAAGCAGTTCGATGGCAACAGTTTGGCGATCGCCGTTCGCCCCTTAGCCGCCCTCCCTGACCAGGCGGAAGACGAACCTCTCGCAGAGGAAAAGCCCGACGAATTCGATCCGCGCTGCGACGCAATTCCAGTTGCAAACTTGCTCGCTGCGAACTACAACTGGATGAACAACAGTACCGATGCCATTCCGTTTCGGATTGCCACTCTATTGCGCGATAGGGCAGAACAAGATGGCAAGGGAATGCGCGTGCTGCGTCGCTGCGACAACCTCACTCCGGTTGGGTTTTCGTTGTTCTATCCCACGCAACGCAGTTCGGAGGCGCTCTTCTTCGGTCCGTCCAGCAAGGGATTGCACCTCAGTGCGCTCACCGATGTCGATCCGTTTGAATACGCGCAACCCGGCGATTCGAGCTATCGCACGGTATTTTTTCGCAGCTGGGCGATCGCAGCACCTTAACGGGATCGCGAGCAGGGTAATTTCCTTCAGGACGCTCAACAGACCCTTGCACGCCTGCAGTTGGATTTTCCCAACCTCTGCGACTTGCATACGCTGATTATTCACCCGAGCTACGAGCGGCTGGCGCGATCGCTCGGCTTTCAGAAAACTAGCTACGATCCCAAAGTCTCGGTGTACCGGATGTATTTAGCGCTAGATCGCTCCCTGGCATTGGATGCGAAACACCTGCTGGCAAGCGCTCGCCCCGGAGATACGGTTGCGAGCTCGACCATGAAGAAGGTTGTTGCTCGAGCCGAACTCGGCTTGGGCCCCAATGGACAATGAATTGCCCAGATCGCTCAGGACTCGGATGTGAATTCGGGTTCGGCTTTGTAGGTACCTTTAGCTTCGGCAACGCGCAGCCTGCTGCGATCGCCAGATGCTGCATCAACTGCCACCGGTTTGAGTGGGGATATTGGCAGTTGCTGGGGTGTGTCGTAGGTCGCGCGGCGACGGGCAGCGATGCGTTCTTCGCTAGTATCGGCGGCGATTAATTCGTAGAGCAAGGCCAGTTTGCGATCGCTGCTGCCTTTGCGGAGAATGCGCCCGAGCCGCTGCACGTATTCGCGAGTCGAACTCGTACCCGACAGCACGATTGCTATGCGTGCGT includes the following:
- a CDS encoding sodium:solute symporter family transporter, which translates into the protein MQIIDWIVVALYLGTIVALGFWLQRRASGGIEAYFLGDRDLPWWALGASGMASNTDIAGTMGITALVYALGTQGFFIELRGGIVLVMAFFAIFMGKWMRRSQAMTLAEWMELRFGTGAAGRWARAIAAVANLVVSIWILSFFATGGGKFFGLLLGIDDRLAAMLTIVLAGLYTAVSGFYGVIWTDVFQGVLIFVAILYVCAIAMQTVVLPESFMVSVPAADGQFVEITNTLSDWSRLWPAAELDLPGQYSAFNFLGVTVGFYFLKTVLEGMSGVGGYISQRYFAARSDREVGLLSAFWILLLSFRWPLVTAFAVLGIHHGLTRGAIADPELVLPTVLDAYIPVGIKGLLVACFVAAAMSTFDSIINSSAAFWVRDLYQGFINPQATERQLIWHSRISSLVIMALGLAFSFSAVNVNDIWGWLTFAMGSGLFVPLLLRWYWWRFNGFGFAIGMATGAVSAIALRLSDVTLPEYANFLLPSGLSLLGCLIGTYLTPATDTAVLENFYRVTRPFGFWGSVGETLPRGVRAKIAAENQRDAIAVCLAVPWQLVLFLSGMMAMMQQWDSFGLLVLVWLLLSIGLYFTWYRHLSKEVRVSDPKTAAPASEPSA